In Mesotoga infera, the DNA window ATCACATTGGCGCCTTTGTTCTTAACGTAACCCGGGATCTCACCCGGCTCGTGCTGTTCGAGAGGGTTTGTCTCGATTTCGTGAGAGACAATCCCGTTGTTCTCAACTGTTACGAATGCGAAGAACGGAGAATGACCGAAATGCTCTGAAATCCTTGATTTTAGACCGTTATTATCAATAGTTGGAATAGCGATTTTCACGAAACTACCTCCTTACCTATATCCATCTCTCATATATTATAGCATTTGAACAAGACCGAGTTATGATAGCATCTGCGATCTGAGTTGCTCTTCCTCAAGGGGAGATCAGTTTCATGGCTTAGCCGGAAACAAATGACTAGTATGACTCCTGTTGTTGAGACTGTTCATCTGTTTCTGGTGAAGCAATAGTTCTTGAGGGAGGCGTGAAAGGACGGCCGTCCTAATGAGCAATTGTGAGAGAATCATCATAGAGGAGGTGCGGCATGAAAAAGACTTTTGCTTTACTGGTAATTGCGGCACTATGGATCACTGCATTTGCGAATGGTCTATTGGTAATCACTCTGAAAGACGGTTCAATCTACGAATTCTATCTCGATGAAATCGAGA includes these proteins:
- a CDS encoding dinitrogenase iron-molybdenum cofactor biosynthesis protein; this translates as MKIAIPTIDNNGLKSRISEHFGHSPFFAFVTVENNGIVSHEIETNPLEQHEPGEIPGYVKNKGANVIITRGMGGRARQFFETLGVHAITGASGTVEELVRTYIEGELSSVEYEPEDRGKFHDH